DNA sequence from the Cydia fagiglandana chromosome 12, ilCydFagi1.1, whole genome shotgun sequence genome:
agagacagataTGGTGACAGAACCAGAGGGTCTACTGTCTActgcgaaccatgttcgacgtgttgcctctctgtcacacttacgtacgaatttacaagtgcgacaaagacgcAACATGTCGAAAGTGGTTCGGGGTAGGCTCTCCGGACAGTGGGGGAATTAcatacagtctttgccgccttagGCCCCAAGCCCTACATAGCAAGCACTAGCCGgcccccctttctcagcacccatcatatagactgccgcccaaaatatctggccgccctaggcccgggcctactcggGCTTAGGGCAAATTCGCAACTGCCTCGGGGCtacaaccgcgaaaatcgaagttcgcaaattgcggggatctttctctgtcacttttatcaggccttcattggagtaaaagagaaagatccccgcaatttgcgaatatcagttttcgcggtagcccctcagggtCGCATGGGTCCGCTACGCCCGCTTGCTATAGTTTTTAACTAGGACGCTTGTCACTGGACCATAGACaccgaagtttgcaaattgcgagcatctttctctgtcactgtaattactcctttataggagtaaaagagaaagatgtccGTAATTtccgaacttcggtgttcacggtgctaggccatctgtgcgaaaagagaagaatcgtgaaatgtaaagaaactagtgatgtgccgttcCTAGCAAATTTTCCAATGAGGTTAAATTCGCAGTAACGTTTCTGGTATCGTCCCAAAAGTCAGTAAATtactatttatataaatatataaatagattATAATATAGATAAAgttctatttttcttttattatcaatgtgtttttttattattataacaatgcataaatgtgtctgtattgtttaaggactttggatttcaattttggcaattatttattcggtattggctctcatttcaccaatttaaacatgccgaaataaatacatacctatttatataaacttacttaagtacctaataagaattgtgtaacactgattctcatcgtgccgacatcatagtcaccctaatgagtttgacaatgttgtcttgtatttttatcgcaaaatgtaataattgtgtCTTCCTTGTGAAACAATATTCCACAATTAGAAATTCTTTCACTCCCACAACCTTTATCGCAACATTTATACactatttttaagaaattttgcattcacgtgttttgataacatgtcatgacgttagggataccaattaacattcaaagtttctacaatgtctaccataccaaaattaatgttttttttttgttgtgcacatgcttggttaaatcagttaataatattgacatcatacttatttacaaatttcttaaaagatatcagaaccttactctgaatatagcacttaaataatataagaaattatttaatttgagtagtatattgatataaatactaccacaatggtatatttttaacattggcaacatgtgcgagtgagacaccgcgacccacctttgctatctcaagtggaccgttttctctagtctgaTACGAACGTCTTTCTGGCTCggtgataaagttcaatttagtatggcaaaaaaagtgacagtgcagtCCATCTTATAAGTCCATGTATCAACAATATTTCAATTTTCTTTTGGTTATCATTGAATTTTCTTGTTAAACCAATAAAACTAATTTATACTCGAGGCTACAAGAATCGTATGTATGGTAATGCGTGTGTTTTGAAAAGCATTCTAATTACGATAAAGAAACAAGAGATAAATCAATATCATGCCAGAAATCAAAAGACGAAATTTaactaaagataaagataataaaaaaggaaatataaatgaaaaaagcgataaattaaaacctaaaaaaGACGAGTGAGTATTCATGCCACATACATATTGTTTAAATAGATATTTGTATAGAATttatgttaaaaatatgttttcaggACTCCCAACCGGAAGAATATTTCTCTAAAAATATTATCTCGCTCTGTAGTCATATTTTCTCTCCTAATAATAGTTTACTTTTCGTCTAAAGATGAAAATATAAAAGTGTTTGCGAAACAGTCGGAAAAGATGCAAGGAAGGGGTCAGGTAGTGGAATGTTCTAAATCATATATGAAAGAGGTAGACATATATGATGGCTGTTTCCCAAAGTACTGTAAAAGATTTGTGACTGACATGGTAGTATCAGACGTCGAAGCTGATAAGCTGCTAGCTATAGCTAAGAAAGGGCTGAGACATGGTGGTTCGACCGGAGGTGCATCAATATTGGATCTGCACAGTGGAGCAATGTCAAAAGGACAgtattttgttaatttttacAAAATACCAGAACTAAGCAATGTCTTTGATGAAAGTGATTTTAATACTTACAGGGTCAGTACTATATCATTcaattaaatgtaaataattatataatgttCACATACCTATTTAATTGTGTATTTAATTTACAGGTAGTGAAAGAAAAAATCAAGCATAGTGTTGCACATCATTTTGGAGTGTCTCCAGATTTGTTGTATTTAACACATCCTACATTCTTCTCGGAAATTACTTCAAAACAAGCAGTCACAGTACATGATGAATACTGGCATCCTCATGTTGATAAAGTATGAATTTATCACAATTACACTTAGTGTTAGATGTTTTGTTCAAAAGTATAGTTATGATTGATCTGTTtgaatgttatttttattaatcatgATTATGAAACTTAAAAGTTATAAAAGGATACTAAAACTTCTAGTATCAAATGCTTCAATAAACGGTTTTGTAATATTAGTAGCCGCTTTGAGACAGTTAATTCAGCAAATTATACTTGTCCTTAATTGATATgaagatataataaataaaatatttacatttattttcaggaaaCTTACAAGTCATTCCACTACACTACTTTGCTGTATTTAGGAGATTATAGAAAAGACTTTGAAGGAGGGAGATTTGTATTTATTGATGAGAAATACAATAGAACTGTGGAACCCAGGAAAGGCAGAGTGAGCATGTTCACCAGTGGTGCTGAAAATCTGCATTATGTAGAAAAAGTTACATCTGGCATAAGATATGCTATAACAGTTTCTTTCACTTGTGACAAGAGATATGCTATAGAGGATCCTAGTGTAAATAAGTATGAACTTAAACATTCCGATTAAATGcaataactattattataaatactagtattttattttacgaaCCATCTTCAAAAGTTTGCTGATGTGGTTTAAAATAGATTTAAAAGTATTTGTTCATAGGTACTGTTCATGTTATAACTTGGTTATAACTACTATTGATTGCACAGAAAAGTATGAATAATGGACTACATGTCATAAGCCAATCtataccagtcaaccattgagCGAAACTGCTTAAGAAACCTAATTAAAGTTTTTACATAAACCCTGGTACAAATGAAATAAACTACCTTGTTGGCACAGTTACACCAACATAACAAATCGAATCTGTCGTTTTTATTTTGCAACCCCGATTAATGACCCCTATTCATGTCGCCAATTATTACTCTGTGGTATTAACCACAGACAATATTGAAAAGTTTGcgaaaagaaaaaaacacaTTTCACTTCATTCTAGTAATCTagttcattcatttcattcacaaGTGAACGCGAAGGTTGAATGCATGTGTTGTGTTGACTCAAAACAAAACATAATCGTGTCTAATCGAACTGTCGCCTTTCCAAACAAAAAATCTCAAGTGGTTCCAAACATGTCGTTTACTATTTTTGTTCAATCAAAATTCTAGTGTAACCAGAAACAGAACAATAATTTTTAGGCAAATATAAATTCTCCGCGACAGTGCGCAAAGGTGGGCGAAGTTTTGGCtgatttgttgttgttttgcgCACTTGCGTAGTTAATAGTTTTGGGTTTGCTCTTgatttatgtaaatatgaaaTCATTTCAGATAATACAAATGGACGGCTCGAACATCGATCACAGTGATTCAGACTCCGGAGAAAGCTGGACCTTGCTGGAAGATGCCCCAACTTATGCTGATGATGCTCTAGACTACTGCGACATAGTTCCCAAACAGGGGTAAGAAATGTTAAATATCTTATTGTGTAATTTTTACATAGCAATATCCTCAATATAACCCATTGTATTTAAACGACCTTGTATTGTAGAAAGAAATCAATATTGCTGTAGCGTGTCgtgtaaatgtaattttattgtatttattactgaataatccaataacgACCTATTTTTTTCTATTGATTAATGTTTAGAATAGGGGATTCGCTCCATCCTAGGTAAAATTTTTACAAGAATACATAAGCTAAAATTTCTAAATCGGTTTTAAACCCTTGTATAATGAAAGTACATTTTTAAGTTTCATAATTAAAATGACGGATAAAAGCTCGTccaataggtacctatcagTTTTACTGTATATTTGTATATCTATATCTGCTACCTTAGCTACCTGCCTCCCAATCACAGGTACACTTAAGTCAGGTAAAGAAAAGGTCCCATTGTGAAATACCTTGCCCTAGGCTAGGTccctttaaattaaattaccacGCAGCACTTGCGTCGGTAAAGAGTCCTCTGAAAAGGGAATTAGTGGTTCTTACAATACAATGGGAAAAAAGACCTTAATTTGAGTGCAATAAGATCACTTTTCACAACCTATTATAATGTACATTAAGGACCACTTAATTTACTACAAACTTGGCCGGTTTTGCCGTAATAGGCATGCAGCCGTATAGTAAATATTTGTACACGTGCGAATATTATAGGTAGCTGCTTGCTCTacctttatatttattatcaatttatttaaattgcgcTTCATTTTATTTCGTCAGGTATTATATTGATATACTAGGGTTGCGCAGGTGTCCGTAGAGGGCATAGAGACAGCTGGACGCCCTTATCACATTTTCGACGTGACTGTACCTGTTAGGCGCGAAAGATTTCAGTTTTTAACTGTTAATTTGAAAGGGACAGGTGGTATTCCAGGACATACATGATATAGGTATTTCGGCAGCtgaatacaaaataataattagagatgccacgaatattcggcaactattcggtattcggcctattcggccacttagccgaatattcggtattcggccgaatgttgcttattattcggccgaataccgaatatctgttgcaccctAAAACAAcctaaaaactataaaattacaaaaaaataataggtatatttaatatttaaaatgtattcttggaaagtagttaaatacgtttttgagcatttgttgattacaaaatattttatttttatcatgggtctgattttattgactctaactacattcattaattctgttcaactttaaaatatatcttagcaaacgttgtgctttgttggcgaacagttgtCATACTAagtgtgactcaaaatgttcgcatgtcatgccgaatattcggtttcgaattcaaattcactattcggtattcggccaaattcactatttgGGGCATCTCTAATAATAATGTTGATGCCTGGTTTTAAGTTAGTCACCTAGCAGAGTACTTAATAACATTACTTAACTCTTACTCAATAAAACCTTGCGGTAACAAAGATGTAATAAGGTAAAATTTTCGTGTTTACCTGTACTAAGTGTACCAACCTGTTAAGAATGTCGGGGCTAATTGTCTACTTCTTCATCCGATACCTGTAGAAAATGATGCACAATGACCTAAAATTAGGTAAAACGGCGGGATGGGCGCTACACCCTTGTTACCTACTAACGCCAAAGTGGGCTCGTCTAATGCTGCAAATAGCTGACTATTTTTCCATTCGGTTAAAGGTCACGCGAATTTATAAATCTTAACTAAATGCGCATATTTAACAAAGActtgaaataaacaaatttaccgcaaataacatacctactttggAAAGTCGAGCGTGAATGTTTTCGGCCGCATTTGTTGGAATGGTGCCAAACAACTGTGAATGACCTGGAGGTCTTTGTTTTACTTCGAATATATTCATACGGAAGTTTATTTGAAGAGTAAATAAGATAAGATTCGATTCGCGCAAAACAATGTCACTGTATCGTGATAGGTATTCATGGTATGttccagggatgttgcgaatattcgcatccgcatccgcggaacatccgcattattaaccgcatctgcatccgcatccgcataaaatcaatgtggagcatccgcatgatgcggatgtcgaccaagttgGTAACAGGACCGTATTGGCGGCGCCGgtggcgtaagtgctaggtataacgaaatcgtctatatcccaaaaagtcggccaagttactgtttattaaataaaatgcacctatacagcgaactgatatacatggaagtattctgtccgctcagttatgacccaacgtaaactattcgattgtaggcggtgcttacaaactattcgattcgcaacttcagttcgtccgagatgacagtcagtgacggatggctaaattgatttataaaaacaacgtttttttgtaattaaaaatgtcttcatgtgtcgtgaagtggtgcagaagttattttagttcataccaaggatagtggaatcacttttcacttgtagtaaacagataacttcagtaaaatttggaataaacatgacgatttgttttcaatactaccgtgctaagctaaaacgtaacaactgcatacgactttcataacaacatacgactttttaaattgcaaggataatagggatggtgttatgccaaatgaagtagactattttattaacttgtgcttggtttaggtattttctatataattataaatgtagtaggtaatgaattctttcttacagatttgtattttccttttttatttcatgagacggagctgtaaaaaaactacctcattctttcaaattcataatcagatttgatattatcattttacattactttccattcagattcccacaagatgctattcgcagagaactatggaaaaaagctgtccaattagagagacatgaaattaagtggatgcctggaaagatatctagaatatgttctattcatgagatataactcgtgagataatcatacccggtctcctatatgtagatacacttccactgaattaatttaacaaatacacacattatctgaaaatgttgatcattcgaatccaccctctaccgtcacatatatgtcgattctctctcaagccatttttgacccgattcgtgtacccatgtaaattttgcaggctgtatagccagtccgaattctaagatcaagtttaccgtacattacaatggcgtacttgatcttagaaaaacggacagactatacctgaacttgacttcgcactgccatacagattgataataaaatatacaaaatacttattatagcggaatacatttatacaacaatgatatatttacttatgttgagttagtctgtcatttcataacaacattttaactagttatcttttaatatgcattaaattattatacgtgaattatttaagtggttcttcaatgtatggcataaacctatccctgtccaagtcatattctaatcaaatatgaaccgcaaactctcagcggccagtacgtacagcaagaaggttattagcggattaatgtcgctgattggtagttattgacattatattcatttcatctacacttagctatgtaccattagtgtaataaagatgactattattttgtttaccagctttgattacaggctctgtaaacgcgtcgtcttatttaaatgtaggcgtaattttgtatgtgttctaatttggcccgagaatttgaacggtaatgttcctaaaggcggtttccatactaaatatatgcgttcactgcacctatattcttgctcaaatactaaacgtttcgttttttttttaataaaaatgctaaaaatgtaatatttgactttttttaagtaccaaatcttgacatccgcatccgcggatgtgatactttaaatatccgcatccgcatccgcggatgtcaaaaaatctgcatccgcaacatccctggtatgTTCATTGTTCAAGATACACGTGTCAGGATGAAAATCCAAGTGAATTTTGGGTACTATTTACTTAGGGGAAGTAAATCAACCTTTCAACTCACAAAAAAGTTATCTCTGCCACTCAGTCGCCATATCGTTTCACGTCATTTAGATTAAAAGATTTATgtctgtaggtacttaaaataaaaatcaagaaATAATCTcagccgattttttttttcagtttactAATCATCACAGTTCATTCAGTTAGTTTTGTAATCATCTTttaaagctcttcattttgttATACCACTCGATATTTTGGCGAAATGAGCAATAAAGTCGAATCTAAAAGCATTAATTTATTAAACTCTGTGGTTAAGAGGGAACATAGTAACGGTCATAACTCATAAATTCAGGTCAAATCCATAACCCTCCTTTAATTTCGCCGTAGTCGGAAACGCTTGTGTGTTAGAAGTTTTTGACATTACGAAGTGCTGGTAGTTCAGAGGTTAACATAATTATGCAAAACTGACTTAATTAAACCAGTGCAATCCAGTGCATACGTACTTTCTTACCTGTATCCATAAACATTGCCTACTTCACTAACATTGACTCACTTTCCTTTGATAAGTCTTATCATTGTTTTTCTTACGCGTAATCGTAACATAACATTTGTGTAACGTAACCTATTTACACGCGGATTGCGTTGATGGAAGATAAATGCTAATAAAGTGttagttataatattttaatacaatGCGGCACATCTTACGTACGAATACGAATAGTACGTGCCGTTCgtatagttcattttttagcattagaaagaacttgaaagaaggtatacgatcttgacatgtcttttaatagaaaaacccTTTTTAATAATCACTAACTattcttatgaaagcagaaaaatataaatgcaCTATTGTGAGTTAACGCTTATATTTGGAGTCTTAAAAGACCCATTCTGCACTTCAAGGCCTGAAGGTTTGAAATAAGCGCTCACTTGTAGTCTAGTAGTGGGGCGTCCATTCTATCCATTTGAATACAATTCGTATTTTCAAACAATTTGCATAACTCAGCGCTACGCTGCAGGCATATTATGACTTAAAGGCTAAATTCATTAGCGCAGGCAtaataaaatttgaataagtAATGAATCGCAATTATAAAATCCTGTATTTAGTAACGAAATTAATATTGTCGATAGGTACAAGAGGACTCTgtcttaatattttaaataatatggaTTCATTGTCAAGAAAAGAACTATTTTACATACAACCTGCATTTTCAACCCGATGTCATATAATTATTTAGACATCTCCTTTTGCTATTAAGCTATCAAAgaatggtaggtaggtacttttgacgcataagcacagaataactaatagtactaccgtacagaaaattcaCTCCTTCACAAAAGtcagatttaggtataaaattatacctatacacGCCGCCTGCaacaaaattgaaacttataacCGCGCACGAACCGTGAATCTTCTTTGCGCGAGCGCCACGTGACACGACTATCGTGCGGTCGAGCAGCAGCCCACTGCCATACACCTGCCGCTCCGCGCGGCGCGCCggccaaatgtacctaaactgcGTAGTGACACCCCCCTGGCATAAGTAGTCTAATACGCTACTTTTGACGTCTACTGTACTGTTTATTCTGTTAAATGGCGTAATTAATTACATTGTGTCGATTTGGGATTGTTTCCGCATCAAGCAATATCGATTGCAAACTCAATACTTACTTTAATTTGTCGACCGCAATAGGCGTAGGTACTCTAGGTACAGGTAAATGACCAGATGAAATTGTAATAGGCTCATTCACtcttgaaaatgaaaatgaaaatttattaataacattaggtTACACGTCAAAGATTACATAAAATTTGAAATGTCATTGTAGATATACCTATACGTATATTAcacttattaattattacttaataCTTATGTCGTGGTAAGTatacatgtttatttattacaattaattttatttaaataagtacatcatcaattttgcatgaAAAATATTCATCAATATCATAAAACGGTGATTTTAGTAACCAATGTTTtagtttcattttaaaattatggaTGGAAGGTGCATCCCTGATACTTTTAGGCAGGTGGTTGTATATGCGTGGGCCAAGCACATAGGCTGATCGTCCGCTTTTTGCTAACTTATGTGGCACAGATACCAGGCAGCCCGCGTTCCTGTTACTGCGCAGATGGCGATTTGGATTTACCTGTTTCACAGTAAATTTGTTTGAGTTGGTGTGAGTAAATATAGCTATTTGTTGAATAAGTACACAGGGTAGTGTTAATATACTGTATTCTGTGAAATACTGACGAGCAGAGACGTCATCAGAAACACATGCTATTGCGCGCACAGCTCGTCTTTGTAATGAGAACACCCGACGCCAGTCAGCGGCTCCACCCCATAGCTCGGTGCCATACGAAATGAGCGAGTGCACGGTTGCGAAATAACAGCTCCTGACGACGTCCCTGGTCGCAGTACTCGCGAGACGCTTTAAAGCGTAGCACGCGCTGCCCAGCCTCGCGCACAGATGGTCGATGTGTACGTTCCACCTCAGGCCACTATCGATAGTAAAACCTAATAATTTTATGTCCGCAACTTGACGGACAGCATCGCATCGCCGCCATACGCGGTCATGGGCCTGGATGTGTGGCCATTTAGATTAAGTCTCATGACGAAGGTTTTGTCCTTGTTAAGGGCTAAGCCATTTGTATTAAACCAGTTGCAAAGCTGTTTAAGCGTGTCGGTTACCCTCGTTTCCAGATCTGGTAAGGACGAGCCGGTGACGATCGCTGTGACGTCATCTGCGTACATAAAAATGTCGCATCCTTTTATTATTTGTGGGAGATCATTTAGGAGGATGCTAAACAGAGTATTTGACAAGCACGATCCCTGCGGTACCCCAAGCTGATTCCTCATCTCATCAGACCTGATTCGGCCACTATCCCCTACGACAACTTGACTCCTGTTCGACATAAATGACATTAGAAGCGCCAATGCGGGGCCACGAATGCCATAGTAACTGAGTTTCTGCGCGATAAGTCCATGATTGGCGGTATCGAAGGCGCGCGAGAGGTCGCAGCACACTACCGCCACCTGCATCCCGGCCTCTCGCGCGCTCAGCGTATGCCACACCACTTCGCGCACCAGATCCGTAGTCGAACGGCCCTGGCGGTATGCGTATTGTCGGTCGGATATTGTTAGTTGTGGGGACCAAAAGGATAATAATCTAATGTTAATACCTACTTCTAAAATTTTACTTATTGTCGGTACTAACGATATAGGGCGATAAGACTTTAAGGCTGCTTTGGGGCCTTTACCTTTGTACAATGGGGTAATCTTAACTTTTTTGAGGCCTTCTGGAACTGTCCCTTGTCGTATGCAGTAATTATACAACTCTGATAAGACGAACGACAGTGCCGGGCCCACGTACCGAAGGATGTTGGCAGAAAGGTCATAGATATCGGTGCTGTTTTTCGGCGCAATGTGAGTCCGTAGTATAGATTCTACTTCGTGGGCTGTAAAAAATCTAAATCTTAATGAACAGTTACACTCGGGAATATTCATAGCTATAGCTGTCAACGAGCGCTGGACGTCCGGTTTCGGCGCACCGCATATAATAGCAGCAGTCATGAATTCTGCATTAATTGAGTCGACTGCTTGTTTTTTAGACACAAATGCTAAACCATGACTGTCCTTTATTACGTCAGTATAGTCCGCGCGCTCGCGACAACTCCGTCCTAATTCTTTGTTTATTACTCCCCACATACGTTTGCATTTATTGGGTGCGTTCTGTATTAGCGCGCTATAGTAAGCAGTGCGCTTACGTTTTAACGTATAATTGTATTTAGATGAGATGCTAGCCAATATATCTGAGACTTGATTACTAGATGGGTATTTCTCTTTTAGATTTGAAATATCGTGAAGAAGGAGTTTCAAATTCCATACCTCATCATCAATCCATGGATATTTACTTGTATTTGCTTTAGGTAATTTCTTAGGGATTGCTTCTTGCTTCTTGCTATATTAAATCGGCCTGTAGAAGTTCTTTGACTGACTTACGCCGAGGTAATGCCAATGACGCCTTAAGAGGCTGCGAGCTATCAGCATGCATGTCACATGCATTGCTAGTGCAAGAAATAAATTTCTTAAATAAACCTTCTTACTATTAATAAAACCGCCAAATGCGAGGGGAACTGGCGCTCAAGGGTTCTGTATGCGCACTTTTTTATTGAATTAGTTTTTCCTTAAGACCGACTCACGCTTAACCATCATCTATTGgtataaatgaattttatttctaaattttaCGCCCAGTAGTATCGGCgcgttttattttcttttgagatacggaaccctaaaaagtttcaTCCTCGAAAAAATTATATCAACAAACCAGTGTTAATAGAGGTGTtgaattttgattattttagcAGGAAATGTAGTATCCACTATCCAGTCATATAATTTTGTTCTTTAATCGTCACTAAGTCATCTTTATCTTGAATATTATCCAGCAGTAAATCTTCTTTTATCGGAATGTTTTTGTTTGGCAGTTTCGGTTGTTTACATTTACAAACATGCTcaaagtttatcttttaattgcTTCAGGGACACCGCAGAGAACATCGAGAAAGATGAAGACACCGATGGCATTTCCGTCATCACCGACAGCGAACCGGAGTCCATTCCGTGTGAGGTTACCGACGACATGCCCAAACCAGAGACCCGTCCAACAGACCTACCCCAGTTCATTTCGGTCCCGTACCCCGACAATAAACACGACGAATCCATAAGAAGCACAGATGACTTACTCGGAGACAACAGCAGAAAGTTCAAAACGTATGTCCACAGGAGGAATAAACGCCTGAGCACCGTACTCAACATCATAATGCTCGGCAGTGTCATCACGGCAGCAGGCGTTGCCATAGGGCATATGTGGGGGGTCAGAGATGACTGCTGTATGCACACTACACCTTCTGTCAACAAAATACTATCTAACCTCTATAAACTTCAAGAAGAAAACGCCTACTTACGCAATAAGCTGAAAGAATTGACATTgctaaataatataaagttgCAAAAAACAGCAGATAACGGTCTAAAGCCGCCTCgttgtaaaaaaatgtttgaagcCCCACTAAACAGCGAAAATGTCAACAAACTGACGAAATGCCTCGACGAAGATAATGAGAAGAAGTTACTGGATAACACACAACTGCCGTATGAAAAAGACTATCTACGTGATGTAGATAAGCTTAAGAATGTTTATATGCAAAATAGAAGCTGGCTGGATGAAGCTATCGCAAGGAGGTTGAAAAATGAAAAGCAACAAgctataaaagataaaaaaagttTAAGAAGCGTACTGGTCGAGGAGAAAACAAATCAACAGAAAGGAGAAAAAAATGAAGGATTCAATATAAATACAATCCCAGAAATAGAGATAACAATTGCTGAGGACGTCAA
Encoded proteins:
- the LOC134669651 gene encoding 2-oxoglutarate and iron-dependent oxygenase domain-containing protein 3-like, yielding MPEIKRRNLTKDKDNKKGNINEKSDKLKPKKDETPNRKNISLKILSRSVVIFSLLIIVYFSSKDENIKVFAKQSEKMQGRGQVVECSKSYMKEVDIYDGCFPKYCKRFVTDMVVSDVEADKLLAIAKKGLRHGGSTGGASILDLHSGAMSKGQYFVNFYKIPELSNVFDESDFNTYRVVKEKIKHSVAHHFGVSPDLLYLTHPTFFSEITSKQAVTVHDEYWHPHVDKETYKSFHYTTLLYLGDYRKDFEGGRFVFIDEKYNRTVEPRKGRVSMFTSGAENLHYVEKVTSGIRYAITVSFTCDKRYAIEDPSVNKYELKHSD
- the LOC134669632 gene encoding uncharacterized protein LOC134669632, whose amino-acid sequence is MDGSNIDHSDSDSGESWTLLEDAPTYADDALDYCDIVPKQGDTAENIEKDEDTDGISVITDSEPESIPCEVTDDMPKPETRPTDLPQFISVPYPDNKHDESIRSTDDLLGDNSRKFKTYVHRRNKRLSTVLNIIMLGSVITAAGVAIGHMWGVRDDCCMHTTPSVNKILSNLYKLQEENAYLRNKLKELTLLNNIKLQKTADNGLKPPRCKKMFEAPLNSENVNKLTKCLDEDNEKKLLDNTQLPYEKDYLRDVDKLKNVYMQNRSWLDEAIARRLKNEKQQAIKDKKSLRSVLVEEKTNQQKGEKNEGFNINTIPEIEITIAEDVKPSQGKKITYADSLRSDNKTKHTSDRDNFEGEEIRTNYRKKRPKRSIVSQEKKLVEESEEEFKKDDRYTAPRPRQERKRDRHHPNRKQKRKNKYEKFEIKNYINDDEFSVTSSQENDFILKPDKNEHSRDFERSIYIDQFGEVKDTRSTQTDVKRKEKPLKGEKNVKPKVKDASWYEKRAMLRTEARKKLEHELFGDNNSNSGWYFKRMQKREQCRVKGDNSTHRKHEKSKRAMNFKTKR